One window of the Methanocaldococcus vulcanius M7 genome contains the following:
- a CDS encoding 4Fe-4S binding protein — protein MKAYELVVYREKCHGCGNCVIACPVNAKNPETWGGKGPYSDDVVIRVENGAVAIINKDLCGGCGACIEACPVGAIELVFKRK, from the coding sequence ATGAAAGCTTATGAATTGGTTGTTTATCGAGAAAAGTGCCACGGATGTGGTAATTGCGTAATAGCTTGTCCAGTAAACGCTAAAAATCCAGAAACATGGGGAGGTAAGGGTCCTTACAGTGATGATGTTGTTATTAGAGTAGAAAATGGAGCTGTTGCAATAATTAACAAAGATCTTTGTGGTGGTTGTGGAGCGTGCATAGAGGCATGTCCAGTAGGGGCAATAGAACTCGTTTTTAAAAGAAAATAA
- the fwdD gene encoding tungsten-dependent formylmethanofuran dehydrogenase subunit FwdD: protein MKFFLNTGRTIWQGEAMEAGKNLDMYVKAAGVVYINEEDMEKLGVEEGDKVKVKSEYGEVVVHVKKATERMPEGMIYIPMGPWANCVVKPDTHSTGMPTFKGYPGFYVEVEKTDEELLDMRALMRKKYIETGE, encoded by the coding sequence ATGAAGTTCTTTTTAAACACTGGAAGGACAATATGGCAAGGAGAGGCAATGGAGGCCGGAAAAAACTTGGATATGTATGTAAAAGCAGCAGGTGTTGTTTATATCAATGAAGAAGATATGGAAAAACTTGGAGTTGAAGAAGGAGATAAAGTTAAAGTTAAGTCCGAATACGGAGAAGTTGTGGTTCATGTGAAAAAAGCAACAGAAAGAATGCCTGAAGGGATGATATATATCCCGATGGGACCTTGGGCAAACTGTGTTGTTAAGCCAGATACACACAGCACTGGAATGCCAACATTTAAGGGCTATCCTGGATTTTATGTTGAAGTAGAGAAAACAGATGAAGAACTTTTAGATATGAGGGCTTTAATGAGGAAAAAATACATAGAAACGGGAGAATAA